One Streptomyces sp. NBC_01237 genomic region harbors:
- a CDS encoding TIGR03936 family radical SAM-associated protein yields MQRIRLRYTKRGRLRFTSHRDFQRAFERALRRSEVPMAYSAGFTPHPKVSYANAAPTGTGSEAEFLEIALTEARDPDVLRDLLNASLPDGLDVTDAVEARTSGLADRLTASVWEMRLDGVTSEDARRAVSAFNDAETVEVQRRAKNGMRTFDARAAVADLQALDPQPDRPGDKPCAILRLVVRHVTPAVRPDDVLSGLRAVADLAPPVPAAVTRLAQGLFDEESGTVTDPLAPDREAAPTAQPAVAQAAVATAPEGTGSA; encoded by the coding sequence GTGCAGCGCATCCGCCTGCGCTACACCAAGCGCGGCCGCCTCCGGTTCACCAGCCACCGAGACTTCCAGCGGGCCTTCGAGCGGGCACTGCGCCGCTCCGAGGTGCCGATGGCGTACTCGGCGGGCTTCACCCCCCACCCCAAGGTGTCGTACGCCAATGCCGCCCCCACCGGCACGGGCAGCGAGGCCGAGTTCCTGGAGATCGCCCTCACCGAGGCGCGTGATCCCGACGTACTGCGCGACCTGCTCAACGCGTCGCTGCCGGACGGTCTCGACGTCACCGACGCGGTGGAGGCCCGTACCTCGGGTCTCGCCGACCGGCTGACCGCCTCCGTCTGGGAGATGCGCCTCGACGGAGTCACGTCCGAGGACGCCCGCAGGGCCGTCTCCGCCTTCAACGACGCCGAGACCGTCGAGGTCCAGCGCCGCGCGAAGAACGGGATGCGGACCTTCGACGCCCGTGCCGCCGTCGCCGACCTGCAGGCTCTTGATCCACAGCCTGATAGGCCCGGGGACAAGCCCTGTGCGATACTGCGGCTGGTTGTTCGGCACGTGACACCTGCCGTGCGACCCGACGACGTCCTGTCCGGTCTCCGAGCTGTGGCCGACCTCGCGCCGCCGGTCCCCGCAGCGGTGACCAGGCTGGCGCAGGGGCTCTTCGACGAGGAGTCCGGCACGGTGACCGACCCGCTCGCGCCTGACCGCGAGGCAGCCCCGACCGCTCAACCAGCGGTCGCACAGGCTGCCGTCGCGACAGCGCCGGAAGGTACAGGTTCCGCGTAA
- a CDS encoding TIGR03960 family B12-binding radical SAM protein, with protein sequence MSAESVFPQLEALLPHVQKPIQYVGGELNSTVKEWDSCDVRWALMYPDAYEVGLPNQGVMILYEVLNEREGVLAERTYSVWPDLEALMREHRVPQFTVDSHRPVGAFDVFGLSFSTELGYTNMLTALDLAGIPLEAADRTVDDPIVLAGGHAAFNPEPIARFIDCAVIGDGEQAVLEITEIVRAWKAEGRPGGRDEVLFRLSKTGGVYVPRFYDVEYLPDGRIGRVVPNRSGVPWRVSKHTVMDLDEWPYPKQPLVPLAETVHERMSVEIFRGCTRGCRFCQAGMITRPVRERSITGIGEMVEKGLKATGFEEVGLLSLSSADHSEIGEIAKGLADRYTEDKIGLSLPSTRVDAFNVDLANELTRNGRRSGLTFAPEGGSERLRKVINKMVSEEDLIRTVSTAYGNGWRQVKLYFMCGLPTETDEDVLQIGDMAVNVIAKGREVSGQNDIRCTVSIGGFVPKPHTPFQWAPQLSAEETDARLTKLRDKIRGDKKYGRSIGFRYHDGKPGIVEGLLSRGDRRVGSVIRAVYEAGGRFDGWREHFSYDLWMASAQKALPEFGVDVDWYTTRERTYEEVLPWDHLDSGLDKDWLWEDWQDSLDETEVEDCRWTPCFDCGVCPQMDTSIQIGPTGKKLLPLTVVK encoded by the coding sequence ATGTCTGCCGAGTCGGTCTTCCCACAGCTCGAAGCTCTGCTCCCGCATGTGCAGAAGCCCATCCAGTACGTCGGCGGTGAGCTGAACTCCACCGTCAAGGAGTGGGACAGCTGCGACGTCCGCTGGGCCCTCATGTACCCCGACGCCTACGAGGTCGGACTCCCCAACCAGGGCGTCATGATCCTCTACGAGGTGCTCAACGAGCGCGAAGGGGTCCTCGCCGAACGCACCTACAGCGTCTGGCCCGACCTCGAAGCGCTGATGCGTGAGCACCGGGTCCCCCAGTTCACCGTGGACAGCCACCGGCCCGTCGGCGCCTTCGACGTCTTCGGCCTCAGCTTCTCCACCGAGCTCGGTTACACCAACATGCTCACCGCCCTCGACCTCGCGGGCATCCCGCTGGAGGCCGCGGACCGTACGGTCGACGACCCGATCGTGCTCGCGGGCGGCCACGCGGCGTTCAACCCCGAGCCGATCGCGCGGTTCATCGACTGCGCGGTCATCGGCGACGGCGAGCAGGCCGTCCTGGAGATCACCGAGATCGTCCGGGCCTGGAAGGCCGAAGGCCGTCCCGGTGGCCGTGACGAGGTGCTCTTCCGGCTGTCGAAGACGGGCGGTGTCTACGTCCCGCGCTTCTACGACGTCGAGTACCTCCCCGACGGCCGCATCGGCCGGGTCGTGCCCAACAGGTCCGGCGTGCCGTGGCGGGTGTCCAAGCACACCGTCATGGACCTCGACGAATGGCCCTACCCCAAGCAGCCGCTGGTCCCGCTCGCCGAGACCGTCCACGAGCGGATGTCCGTCGAGATCTTCCGCGGCTGCACCCGCGGCTGCCGTTTCTGCCAGGCCGGCATGATCACGCGCCCCGTGCGGGAGCGAAGCATCACCGGCATCGGCGAGATGGTCGAGAAGGGTCTCAAGGCCACCGGCTTCGAGGAGGTCGGCCTGCTGTCCCTGTCCTCCGCCGACCACAGCGAGATCGGCGAGATCGCCAAGGGCCTCGCCGACCGGTACACCGAGGACAAGATCGGGCTCTCGCTGCCCTCCACCCGCGTCGACGCGTTCAACGTGGACCTGGCCAACGAGCTGACCCGCAACGGCCGCCGCTCCGGTCTCACCTTCGCCCCCGAGGGCGGCTCCGAGCGCCTGCGCAAGGTCATCAACAAGATGGTCTCGGAGGAGGACCTGATCCGTACGGTCTCCACCGCGTACGGCAACGGCTGGCGCCAGGTGAAGCTGTACTTCATGTGCGGCCTGCCCACCGAGACCGACGAGGACGTCCTCCAGATCGGTGACATGGCGGTCAACGTGATCGCCAAGGGCCGCGAGGTCTCCGGCCAGAACGACATCCGCTGCACCGTCTCCATCGGCGGCTTCGTACCCAAGCCGCACACGCCCTTCCAGTGGGCCCCGCAGCTCAGCGCCGAGGAGACCGACGCCCGGCTGACGAAGCTCCGCGACAAGATCCGCGGCGACAAGAAGTACGGCCGCTCCATCGGCTTCCGCTACCACGACGGCAAGCCCGGCATCGTCGAGGGACTGCTCTCGCGCGGCGACCGCCGGGTGGGCTCCGTCATCCGCGCGGTCTACGAGGCCGGCGGCCGTTTCGACGGCTGGCGCGAGCACTTCAGCTACGACCTCTGGATGGCCAGCGCGCAGAAGGCGCTGCCCGAATTCGGCGTGGACGTCGACTGGTACACCACCCGGGAGCGGACGTACGAGGAGGTCCTGCCCTGGGACCACCTGGACTCCGGCCTCGACAAGGACTGGCTCTGGGAGGACTGGCAGGACTCGCTCGACGAGACCGAGGTCGAGGACTGCCGCTGGACCCCGTGCTTCGACTGCGGCGTCTGCCCGCAGATGGACACCAGCATCCAGATCGGCCCGACCGGCAAGAAGCTCCTGCCGCTCACGGTCGTGAAGTAG